A genomic window from Herbiconiux aconitum includes:
- a CDS encoding LysR family transcriptional regulator → MDISQLRHFLAVADEGDYSRAANAEHVSRATIQASVAQLEAERGETLVEADDTGVALTEAGLAFRAEARGRVASAPPPPTKAGGKAKASKGKGRAPTVKGEPLPYKKRQGR, encoded by the coding sequence GTGGACATCAGCCAGCTCCGGCACTTTCTCGCGGTCGCCGACGAGGGCGACTACTCGCGCGCCGCGAACGCGGAGCACGTCTCGCGCGCCACGATCCAGGCATCCGTCGCCCAGCTCGAAGCTGAACGCGGCGAGACGCTCGTCGAGGCCGACGACACGGGCGTGGCGCTGACCGAGGCGGGCCTGGCGTTCCGGGCCGAGGCGCGCGGACGCGTCGCGAGCGCTCCCCCGCCACCGACGAAGGCCGGCGGCAAGGCCAAGGCCTCGAAGGGCAAGGGCCGCGCCCCCACCGTGAAGGGCGAGCCCCTCCCCTACAAGAAGCGCCAGGGCCGCTGA
- a CDS encoding dienelactone hydrolase family protein — MTGVAPTSTLDGWVRSPFTGGGSTYDCYEKGSGPGVVLIPELPGITPQVLGLAEHLVDEGFTVVVPSPFGVPEKEGSPGYTLRTIARICVSAEFRAFALDAKRPIAAFVRAVAADLNSRTPGAGVGVIGMCFTGGFALAAAVDDAVLASIVSQPAAPFPLGKARQADPGLSAGELDQVAARADSVGFCALGLRFSDDSNSPRPRFEALSRRLGDAFEVIELDSSPGNPGGFSQRAHSVLTSEVRDTPGHPALLARARVVAFLRTHLTPA, encoded by the coding sequence ATGACCGGAGTCGCCCCCACGTCCACCCTCGACGGATGGGTGCGCTCCCCCTTCACCGGCGGGGGCAGCACCTACGACTGCTACGAGAAAGGGTCGGGCCCGGGCGTCGTGCTGATTCCCGAACTGCCCGGCATCACGCCGCAGGTGCTGGGCCTCGCCGAGCACCTCGTCGACGAGGGGTTCACCGTGGTGGTGCCTTCGCCGTTCGGGGTGCCGGAGAAGGAGGGGAGCCCCGGATACACGCTGCGCACGATCGCCCGCATCTGCGTGAGTGCGGAGTTCCGGGCGTTCGCGCTCGACGCGAAGCGACCCATCGCGGCGTTCGTGAGGGCGGTCGCCGCCGATCTGAACTCCCGCACGCCCGGCGCGGGTGTTGGCGTGATCGGGATGTGCTTCACCGGCGGGTTCGCGCTCGCGGCGGCGGTCGACGACGCGGTGCTCGCATCCATCGTCAGTCAGCCGGCGGCGCCGTTCCCGCTCGGAAAGGCGCGGCAGGCCGATCCCGGGCTGTCAGCCGGCGAGCTCGACCAGGTCGCCGCGCGAGCGGACTCCGTCGGGTTCTGCGCCCTTGGGCTGCGGTTCTCCGACGACAGCAACTCCCCGCGCCCGCGCTTCGAAGCCCTCTCGCGGCGCCTCGGTGACGCGTTCGAGGTGATCGAGCTCGACTCCTCCCCCGGCAACCCGGGTGGCTTCTCGCAGCGTGCTCATTCGGTGCTCACCAGCGAGGTGCGCGACACCCCGGGGCACCCGGCCCTACTCGCTCGCGCCCGCGTGGTCGCGTTCCTCCGCACCCACCTCACCCCGGCCTGA
- a CDS encoding glycosyltransferase family 39 protein, whose amino-acid sequence MTAGALGEPRPARFSWAAVAPAGAALLVALAATANLYGYHRDELYFRVLPRASGYVDQPPLTPWLARTFSEVIADEPWALRIPAVIAAVATVFVVALVAREVGGGALAQGLAAWGYGFGVFPLLFGHVFLTTSLDLLVWPLVTLFILRAVLRGEGRWWLLAGLVVGLSLNNKLLIVLLLAAVAIGLAVAGPRRVFRTPWPYLALAVAVVAGAPAILYQLLNGLPQLTMGAALSAENGGEVRTLMWPFLALLIGPSLVVFWVVGLIALFRRPGWRTLRFLAVAFLVLLVLVFASGSQFYYPLGLLSVVFAIGCVPIADWARTRGRRAVAIAAVALNAVVSILISLPVVPLGMLGTTPIPAMNQAVADQVGWPRYVEQVERVAAEARATDAGTIVLASNYGEAGALDRFGSEALPPVYSGHNALADGAPPPPETRTVVVVGGQYGWVRSEFANCEVVDRFDNGVDVDNEEQGEPIAVCRDPLRPWSAVWTRLAHLS is encoded by the coding sequence ATGACGGCGGGGGCGCTCGGCGAACCACGGCCGGCCCGGTTCTCCTGGGCCGCGGTGGCCCCGGCTGGCGCCGCGCTCCTGGTGGCGCTCGCCGCCACCGCGAACCTCTACGGTTACCACCGCGACGAGCTCTACTTCCGGGTGCTCCCGCGGGCCTCGGGCTACGTCGATCAGCCGCCCCTCACACCGTGGCTCGCCCGCACCTTCTCGGAGGTGATCGCCGACGAACCGTGGGCACTGCGCATCCCTGCCGTCATCGCCGCCGTCGCCACCGTGTTCGTGGTGGCCCTCGTTGCCCGGGAGGTCGGCGGCGGCGCCCTCGCGCAGGGCCTCGCCGCCTGGGGTTACGGCTTCGGCGTGTTTCCGTTGCTCTTCGGCCACGTCTTCCTCACCACCTCCCTCGACCTCCTGGTGTGGCCGCTGGTGACCCTCTTCATCCTGCGCGCGGTGCTGCGCGGCGAAGGCCGGTGGTGGCTGCTCGCGGGGCTCGTGGTGGGGCTCTCGCTGAACAACAAGCTGCTCATCGTGCTTCTTCTGGCAGCGGTGGCCATCGGCCTGGCGGTCGCCGGTCCACGACGGGTGTTCCGCACGCCCTGGCCCTACCTGGCGCTCGCCGTGGCCGTGGTGGCCGGCGCTCCCGCCATCCTCTACCAGCTCCTGAACGGCCTGCCGCAACTCACCATGGGCGCTGCGCTCTCGGCCGAGAACGGCGGCGAGGTGCGCACACTGATGTGGCCCTTCCTCGCCCTCCTGATCGGACCATCGCTCGTCGTGTTCTGGGTGGTCGGCCTGATCGCCCTGTTCCGCCGCCCGGGCTGGCGCACCCTGCGTTTCCTCGCCGTGGCCTTCTTGGTGCTCCTCGTGCTCGTCTTCGCGTCAGGATCGCAGTTCTACTACCCGCTCGGCCTTCTCTCCGTCGTGTTCGCGATCGGATGCGTGCCCATCGCCGACTGGGCTCGCACCCGCGGGAGGCGAGCAGTCGCGATCGCGGCGGTCGCGCTGAACGCCGTGGTGAGCATCCTGATCTCCCTGCCGGTCGTGCCGCTGGGGATGCTCGGCACCACCCCGATTCCGGCGATGAACCAGGCGGTGGCGGATCAGGTCGGCTGGCCCCGCTACGTCGAGCAGGTCGAGCGCGTGGCCGCCGAGGCGCGGGCGACGGATGCCGGCACCATCGTGCTGGCGAGCAACTACGGCGAGGCCGGGGCACTCGACCGCTTCGGCTCGGAGGCCTTGCCGCCTGTCTACAGCGGGCACAACGCCCTCGCCGATGGTGCACCCCCGCCGCCGGAGACCCGCACCGTCGTGGTGGTCGGCGGCCAGTACGGGTGGGTGCGCTCGGAGTTCGCGAACTGCGAGGTGGTCGACCGGTTCGACAACGGGGTCGACGTCGACAACGAGGAGCAGGGCGAGCCGATCGCTGTGTGCCGCGATCCGCTCCGCCCGTGGAGTGCCGTCTGGACGCGTCTGGCGCACCTCAGCTGA
- the dgt gene encoding dGTP triphosphohydrolase, translating into MTDDARVKRRQPESLDDIQRAEHHPEYRIDLERVRFSPYFSRLSAVTQVISQAGASPLIHNRLTHSLKVTAVARAIAVTVDDTLVGTTPALSPELSPGGCDAVVVQAAASAHDLGHPPFGHLGENVLNRIARDTLGLRDGFEGNAQTYRILTVLDVCDGASAGLNLTAAVRTAVSKYPWTPQLEGMSFDPDRDHDPADLPRGLKRVGDAVVARKYSAYFLEQDDLLDARASAPALAPWEQSLECAVMDIADDIAYSIHDVDDFYRAGILSQVAVSREFRGWLENSAQLRRLDAPELEVEGVRNHAGEGIEALRRKIHRDDPWVADDDAFADAVAVVSEDLVEGLLSTVFDGSIAAERRLSTFTSRWIAHFERSIVAAPPDTPRTAAITLDRRAWHEVKVLKFVHKHFILNRPDIAMYQRGLSQVLVSLVSAFSDWLEDDYDRKRVPRRLIEMVDLATTGYERLAAERPYLLDDTDASALHRLGRGRGVVDYVASLSDGQAIAVAEALNGRTDRLWDIGQSL; encoded by the coding sequence GTGACCGACGACGCCCGTGTGAAACGCCGCCAGCCCGAGTCGCTCGACGACATCCAGCGGGCGGAGCATCACCCCGAGTACCGCATCGACCTCGAACGGGTGCGGTTCTCGCCCTACTTCTCGCGCCTGTCCGCTGTGACGCAGGTGATCTCGCAGGCCGGTGCGAGCCCGCTCATCCACAACCGCCTCACGCACTCGCTCAAGGTGACCGCGGTGGCCCGCGCCATCGCCGTCACGGTCGACGACACCCTGGTCGGCACGACGCCCGCCCTCTCGCCCGAGCTGTCGCCGGGCGGATGCGACGCGGTCGTCGTGCAGGCGGCCGCGAGTGCGCACGACCTCGGCCACCCGCCGTTCGGGCACCTGGGCGAGAACGTGCTGAACCGCATCGCCCGCGACACGCTGGGTCTCCGCGACGGATTCGAGGGCAACGCGCAGACCTACCGCATCCTCACGGTGCTCGATGTCTGCGACGGCGCATCCGCGGGGCTCAATCTCACCGCTGCGGTGCGCACGGCGGTGTCGAAATATCCGTGGACGCCGCAGCTGGAGGGAATGTCGTTCGACCCCGATCGCGACCACGACCCCGCCGATCTCCCGCGCGGCCTCAAGCGGGTCGGCGACGCCGTCGTGGCCCGCAAGTACTCCGCCTACTTCCTCGAGCAGGACGACCTCCTCGACGCCCGGGCCTCGGCGCCGGCCCTTGCACCCTGGGAGCAGTCGCTCGAGTGTGCCGTGATGGACATCGCCGACGACATCGCGTATTCCATCCACGACGTCGACGACTTCTACCGTGCGGGCATCCTGAGCCAGGTGGCGGTGTCGCGCGAGTTCAGGGGTTGGCTCGAGAACTCCGCCCAGCTGCGCCGGCTCGACGCGCCCGAGCTCGAGGTCGAGGGCGTGCGCAACCACGCGGGAGAGGGGATCGAGGCGCTGCGGCGCAAGATCCACCGCGACGATCCGTGGGTCGCCGACGACGACGCGTTCGCCGATGCGGTGGCCGTGGTGTCGGAGGACCTCGTCGAGGGCCTGCTCTCGACGGTGTTCGACGGGTCGATCGCGGCCGAGCGGCGGCTGTCGACTTTCACGAGCCGCTGGATCGCGCACTTCGAACGCTCGATCGTGGCTGCTCCCCCCGACACTCCGCGCACCGCCGCCATCACCCTCGACCGTCGGGCCTGGCACGAGGTGAAGGTGCTCAAGTTCGTGCACAAGCACTTCATCCTCAACCGACCCGACATCGCCATGTACCAGCGGGGGCTCAGCCAGGTGCTCGTGAGTCTCGTCAGCGCCTTCTCCGACTGGCTCGAGGATGACTACGACCGCAAACGCGTGCCACGCCGGCTGATCGAGATGGTCGACCTGGCCACCACGGGGTACGAGCGCCTCGCGGCCGAGCGCCCCTACCTGCTCGACGACACGGATGCGTCGGCGTTGCACCGTCTGGGCCGCGGGCGCGGGGTCGTCGACTACGTGGCGTCGCTCTCCGACGGCCAGGCGATCGCGGTGGCCGAGGCCCTGAACGGTCGCACCGACCGTCTCTGGGACATCGGGCAGAGCCTCTGA
- a CDS encoding dihydrofolate reductase family protein, which translates to MAVRADLNISLDGFATTTDQTPENPMGLDWGRLVEAYVSTRTFHERVLHDTTGAGTTGVDDDYAEAYFAEVGAEIMGAGMFGLHTFPDDPDWRGWWGDEPPFRIPVFVLTHTARPSLEMENGTAFHFISASPEEALERAHAVAGGKDIRVGGGASTVREFLKAGLIDQLHVGITPILLGRGIRLWDELRGLDTGYTVTTETAPSGIIHVTFRR; encoded by the coding sequence ATGGCCGTTCGCGCCGATCTCAACATCTCGCTCGACGGGTTCGCCACCACGACCGACCAGACACCCGAGAACCCGATGGGGCTGGACTGGGGGCGACTGGTGGAGGCCTACGTCTCCACGCGCACCTTCCACGAGCGCGTGCTGCACGACACGACGGGCGCGGGCACCACAGGGGTCGACGACGACTACGCAGAGGCCTACTTCGCCGAGGTGGGTGCCGAGATCATGGGAGCCGGGATGTTCGGCCTCCACACCTTCCCCGACGACCCCGACTGGCGCGGCTGGTGGGGCGACGAACCGCCGTTCCGGATTCCGGTGTTCGTGCTCACCCACACCGCGCGCCCCAGCCTCGAGATGGAGAACGGTACCGCGTTCCATTTCATCTCCGCGAGCCCCGAGGAGGCGCTCGAGCGGGCGCACGCGGTGGCGGGCGGAAAGGACATCCGCGTGGGCGGAGGCGCCAGCACGGTGCGCGAGTTCCTCAAGGCCGGGCTCATCGACCAGCTGCACGTCGGCATCACGCCGATCCTGCTGGGTCGGGGCATCCGGTTGTGGGATGAGCTGCGCGGCCTCGACACCGGCTACACCGTCACCACGGAGACCGCGCCGAGCGGCATCATCCACGTCACGTTCCGCCGTTGA
- a CDS encoding 5'-3' exonuclease: MADRLMLLDTASLYFRAFYGVPDTIRRADGTPVNAVRGLLDMIARLTTDYDATHLVACWDDDWRPQWRVDLIPSYKAHRVAEVVADAPDVEVVPDPLEAQIPMIRETLALAGIAVVGAPEHEADDVIGTYASHADLPVDVVTGDRDLFQLVDDARGVRVIYTARGMKNLEVLTDSVVVGKYRVLPEQYADYATLRGDSSDGLPGVAGIGEKTAAGLLGEYGTLDGLLAAATDAHGGVSASVRLKLEAAADYLAVAPTVVKVVRDLKLPGLEEAGAKLHPVTGDDRAELERLAEDWNLGGAVGRLLTALDRTA, translated from the coding sequence ATGGCCGATCGACTGATGCTTCTCGACACCGCGTCTTTGTACTTCCGGGCGTTCTACGGTGTGCCCGACACCATTCGGCGGGCCGACGGCACGCCCGTCAACGCCGTGCGGGGTCTGCTCGACATGATCGCCCGGCTCACCACCGACTACGACGCGACACATCTCGTGGCCTGCTGGGATGACGACTGGCGGCCGCAGTGGCGGGTCGACCTCATCCCGAGCTACAAGGCGCACCGGGTGGCGGAGGTGGTCGCCGATGCGCCCGACGTCGAGGTGGTGCCCGATCCGCTCGAGGCGCAGATCCCGATGATCCGCGAGACGCTCGCCCTCGCCGGCATCGCGGTCGTCGGCGCTCCCGAGCACGAGGCCGACGACGTGATCGGCACGTACGCGAGCCACGCTGATCTGCCGGTCGATGTCGTCACGGGCGATCGCGACCTCTTTCAACTCGTCGACGACGCCCGAGGTGTCCGGGTGATATATACCGCTCGCGGCATGAAGAACCTCGAGGTGCTGACCGACTCGGTCGTCGTGGGCAAGTACCGCGTGCTTCCCGAGCAGTACGCCGACTACGCGACCCTGCGCGGGGACTCCAGTGACGGCCTGCCCGGGGTGGCCGGCATCGGCGAGAAGACCGCGGCGGGTCTGCTCGGCGAGTACGGCACGCTCGACGGGCTGCTCGCGGCGGCGACGGATGCGCACGGCGGAGTCTCCGCATCCGTTCGGCTGAAGCTCGAAGCGGCAGCCGACTACCTGGCGGTGGCGCCGACGGTCGTGAAGGTGGTGCGCGATCTGAAGCTGCCGGGCCTCGAGGAGGCCGGTGCGAAGCTGCATCCGGTGACGGGCGACGATCGCGCCGAACTCGAGCGGCTCGCCGAGGACTGGAACCTCGGCGGCGCGGTCGGCCGTCTGCTCACAGCCCTCGATCGCACCGCCTGA